In the genome of Podospora pseudocomata strain CBS 415.72m chromosome 7, whole genome shotgun sequence, the window ACCGTAGACGAAAAACACACATCAAACCCGACGACGACCGAACCGCTGATCGAGTTTTTATCAACCAACCACACATTCCATCAGACTGCTGTTCTTCTAGAGCCTCGGAAATCACGAATTCATCAAACCAGCCGCTACCATGTCTGACGTTAACATCCAGTGAGATACTGCCCTGCCAAACCGCCCATCTTATTCAAATCATAGGGACAGAAGCTAATTATGCGGTTTTCTGTTTGATGTAGGGCACTCCTCAACAAGCCTCGTAACGAGTGCACGTAAGTCTGATCCTCTCAAACTCACCCTTACAGTCGAAATGACGCTGACCTCTTCAATAGTGAGTATGAGATTGCTCAACTGGTACGCATATTCAAACCTGCATTTTCAAACAAGGCAGAAGCCGAGCGAATCGGCGACTGACTTTTCGACCTTTCGATGATTGCAGGAAGCCTATGAGATGAGCAATGGGCcgctttccctcctccagacGGCCGTCCGCAGTCACTCTCAGGTTTTGATTAGCATTCGGTCAAATCGCAAGCTGTAAGTTTGTCATATCAATGAATGAGATGGGATATGGGGGCAATGCTGACCTGGGGTTTTGTCTGCGCGTTTTAGTCTTGCCAGAGTGAAGGCTTTTGACAGGCATTGCAACATGTAAGTCTTTTTCTATGACTGTTGAAGCTGTTGTTTTCTAGTGCTAACATTCTCTTAGGATTCTTGAGAACGTCGTAAGTGGCTACCTGCCGGATAGACGGACACCAGTCCCGAAGCCTTCAAGAGGGCCCCCCGAGGTGAGGCTGACTTTGGTTTTTATCTGTACAGAAAGAGATGTGGACCGAGACTCCAGTACACAACGGAAAGAAGGGCCGGCCGGTGAACAAGGATCGGTTTATCAGCAAGATGTAAGTGGCACCTGTGGTTCTTGAGGAGTTAGTTGTACTCTTGGCTGACATGGATTTTGCAGGTTCTTGCGGGGTGATAGTGTCATTCTCGTTTTGCTCAGCTGATTggattttttttgttggaCCTTGAGGCTGGCCGGAGATAACTAGAGTGGCCTACAAAGTTGGCAAACACAACTGCCGTGCTTCGGGGTCTGGTTGACGGCCAAGAGATTCGGACCGTTTCGCTGCCCTCTCCGGGTTGTCGGGTAGCCGGTGGAGACGTGTAAGGTCGGTAAACAGAGGGTTGGGCGGGTGTCATTACACCGTGGCGTTTTCAGTTTTCAGGGCTCTTTGCGAATTTGGCAGATTCTACATTTTCGGACCAACCAGTATAAATAAAAGCTCGGCGTTGCTTTCGCTAATCACCAACCAAACGTCCTTTGAACATGGACCTGGGTGTCGGTaaggatggatgggtgggcAAGTAGTTGATTGACACTCGACATGGAAGGGTGGGAGCTCTTTGTGTTTCTTGGTTCTTTCCGGGAGAAGAACCTGAAGCTCCGTAACCCTGAAGCCGTTGCGCTACGGGATATAGGGCTACCCGAGACGCTCCCAGTTCCCCAATGAGCTACACACAGATTGGCCCCTGACATCCATGCGCCGAGCCCATTCCATAACGTCAAGCAGTAGGTACTGTGAGACCACGAGTCACATGTCCGGTGACCCGGGACGCTGCTGTTGAATCCATGACTACAACAGAGACAATACTGTACAACGTTGCATGACCTGCTGCTGGAGTGGTGTCTTCGTATGTATGTTGTTTATACGACACACCGGTGACCAAGAGCATGGATACAGCGTTGGAGTCAGGAATGTAACACCAACCATCCGGTTTTCTTCGGCTTTTGTACTGTTTTTGTTGCAAATGATGAAGTGAACTTTCacgtcctcatcatctcatcaccGGCGGAAGTGATGGTTCGTCGCCGCCTCGCTTGCTTCACCGGCAGCCGTGGCGTCGGAAAAGGACCGATGCAGGTTTGTACCGTGTAACCGAATTCCTCGCAGCAGAGAGAGAAGATGGTACGGGGAAGGCGACCCGGCACATGGTCGAGTTGGTGGTtgcggggaaggggtggaggggggaagacGGGGGAGCGGCTGGAGGCTTGTTCGGTGGTGTGGGGCGGAATCCACTGTTTACGACCGTTCAACTGTGGGATTCGGCTCGGGTTATAGTGTAACGGTCACTTAAGCGCACCAGAGGGGGGGGATCGTTGCTATCCGGCGACGGAAGCCAGCCCCAGGTTTTTCTCTTCGGTTGGGGAAATGTTTTCACGGCCACCGAAGGAAGGGGGTATTCAATCTGGCAGGTGAAGACTGACTCACCAGTGCTCACCTTGACTTTTCATCAGCGCCTGGTTCGATTGCCCAGTGTACGGATTCTGCATTTATGTACGGTATGACAGGGATCAAGCACTTGCCGAGAGCTTCAAGCTTCTGTGGCGACCAAAGTGCCGATCTCCGCCGTCTCCACTAAATTATTCCCGAACATCGTCATCTTATTGACTttcatctcaacctccaagCACAGCAGGGGGATTCAATGTCAGCCTCCGGAGCCTCCCCCGCATTCTGGTCAGGGGAAAGGACGATCTCGTCCGTCAGATTGTCATCCGTGTTCGAGTGCAGCTTGGACGTGATCGGCCCTTTTCGCAACGGCCATGACCCGGCTTCTCACCCGCCTTCCATCCTCCCACCTGCCCGAACGGATGCGCTGCTACCCTGCAAGGCGCTGCTCTCCATGAATGGATCGAGAGGCACTTCCTGACGCTTTCCAGACTTGAGTCCTGGCTGTCCGGCCACTCCCACGGATCCCACATCTCGGTCTCTTGGGTTGTGCCATCAACTCACCAGGCGAGCATGCCGAGATGGGATGACGGCTGGCTTCCCGGAAACGGTCCACTGACGTACACAACGAGATTGACcggccagccagccatgaGCATCTCGGAATTAAAcaatggaggggagggggggggttgaagggacGCAGCCCTGTTAATATATATTGCTGCCCGCATAGCTCCTGTTGGTTTTGTTTCACTTCAGCGCCGTCGTCCGTGGTGATCTTCTGCATCTCCCTTGCCAACCTCCGGCAGCCTGCATCTCGCTGCACATATCAACACGAGCAGTTGCCACGATGAAGTTCAGCGTGGTGGTTGCCGCCGCCCTGGCAAGCGGCGCTCTTGCCACTCCCCAATATCCTCCAAAGGTACGCATGTTCCTTCTGTTGAGTCAGTCCTACGCCTCCACTGGCCACGAGCTCTCCATCGAGCCTCAGTTGTCGTCTACAAGATTCGGTGGTCAGAGCTCTCGAAGCTGTGAACCTGTCTTTGCTTTCTTCTGTTGCTCAACAGTTTGGCTGCCCTCACACTTACCTCAGCCGCTGCACAAAACCTCTTTATCCAGATTGATACCGATCTGATCCTGCATGATCCGCAACCAACATGCAGCTTATACATGCAGCCTTCTGGCTACCCTTTCTTGCTGCCAGAGCCGCACCTGCTGACAACCACGCACAGCTCATCAAGAGAGACCTCGCGTACTCACCTCCTGTCTACCCTTCGCCATGGATGAACCCGGAAGCCGATGGATGGGCAGAGGCGTATGTGAAAGCTCGGGAGTTTGTCTCCCAGATGACGCTGTTGGAGAAGGTCAACTTGACGACTGGTACTGGGTGAGTATCACCTGCTCAGATCGCTCTAACGACATGACTGACGCTGGTATAGTTGGGCCTCGGAGCAATGTGTCGGTCAAGTAGGAGCTATCC includes:
- the SMD2 gene encoding mRNA splicing protein (COG:A; EggNog:ENOG503P45M; BUSCO:EOG09265IT6), with product MSDVNIQALLNKPRNECTEYEIAQLEAYEMSNGPLSLLQTAVRSHSQVLISIRSNRKLLARVKAFDRHCNMILENVKEMWTETPVHNGKKGRPVNKDRFISKMFLRGDSVILVLLS